The window CTCACCTACTGCATGCTCAGTCTGGCCGGCCAGCGCCAGGAAGAGGAGATTGTCCGCTACGGCGAGCGTCTGGAACAGGTCTTCAACCAGGTCGTGTCGGCCCCGGCGGTGAAAAAGGCTCTGGAAACCGAGATTCCCCGTGACGAACCAGGCAAGTTCGAAACCCTCCTCGCCCTGTTGCAGGCGGCGCGTGATCAGCTCTGGCTGCTGAAGCCGAACCGGGTGTCGAACGAGTTCTTGCTCACCCAGGTCATTGACAACTACCTCGGGGCCAAGAGCAGCGCGGGCAGCGCGCTCGGCCTCGCCCTGTTCGACAGCATCATCATCGGCAAGCTCGGATTCCGCGCCGACCTGTTTATGGAGGAGGGAGCGCTCCGGCTGCAGGTGCCCGTCGGCAACCGCAGCGTACCGTGGGAACTGACCGACCGGCGGCCCCTGTCGCACTCAACAACCGCGAGCGGCTGCGTGGTCGGTTCGCGTTCGCTGTTCACCATCACGTACAGCAGTCTGGCCGCGATGTGCTTCGCCTTCGGCATGTTCGAGCGCGCTACCGAGGCATACCGGTCCGCGCTGGAACTCGAACCGGGCTCGGTCGAGACCCGCACTGGCCTGGCAGTCTGTCTGCTGAAACAGCAGTTGCCGGATGACGCTGTACGCGAATTGCGCGCCTGCATCGACCTGGAACCGAACGCAGCCGAGGCACACCACCAGATGGGCAACGCCTACGCACTGCAGTCGGACTGGCCCCGGGCCATAGAATCATACAAGCGGGCGCTGCGTATCAGCCGGGACGTAGCCGAGGTCTACAACAACCTCGGCTTCGCCTACCTGCATTCCGGCAACGCCCAGCAGGCTGTCGCTGCGTTCGAGGCCGCAATAAGTCACCGACCGGACTACTACCAGGCCTATTTCAACCTCGCTAATCTGCACTTGGAGCAGCAGCAGTATGACCTTGCCATCAAGCAGTATCGCGAGACGCTGCGCATTGAACCGAGATTCGTCGCCGCCTGCTACAACATGGGCCGCGCCCACTACGACAAACACGATCTCGATGGCGCTATCCACTGCTACCAGAAGGCTGTGGAACTGAACCCCAAACACTCCGGCGCCTGGTACAATCTCGGCATCGCCTACCGCGACCAAGGCCAGGCCGAAAAGGCTGTCGAGGCGCTGGAGAAAGCCGTCACCATCAACCCGAGCCTGATGAGGTAGTGCGTGGGCACCGCTGGCTGGCAGGCAGTTGGTCCGGGCGGCGAGTTCTCGAGCCGGGCGCGGGGTGAGTAGATGGCAGTAACGCTTGGTCGCATCTTCCGACGCACGCTGCCGGATCCCGGTGTCGACCCGGTTCCTTTCGGCCCCCGCTACTCCATCTCCGGTGATCGGCTGGCCATCGAATCCGGTCCGCTCGCCGGCACCGCACTGCGAGTTGAGCGCCGCGTCTCGCACACCAAAGCCGACTTCAGCTTCTACGAGCTTGCCGGCGACAGTTCACCGATCGCCAATCGTCAATCGCCTGTTTCTCCTGACCCGGTGGCACACTGTCACTTTGACCGCGACCCGCAGACCGGCATCGAAACCCTCTGGAGCATCTTCATCCGATCTGAGTATCGCCGTCGCGGCTTGACGACGCTTCTGACCAGGCTCACCTTCCGCGGGCTGCTGGCTACCGGTCGGCGCCACTGGTTTTCCATTCGCAAGCTGATGCAGGTAGACACGGAAGGCCGGAACCAGATGCCGCCTCCCGGTAGTCCGCGGCCCGAAGGCCCGCAGCTGCAGCGGATTGCACTTCACAATCTGGGGTTGGGGCTGGTCGCTCTTCGGCTCGGCTTCAAACCGGAGCCTGACCTCGCGCGCCTGCTGGCTCCTGGCAACGTCGACGCCATACAGGCAATCCCGCCCGACCCACCGAGCCCACCCGGCTTGCTGCTGCGCCTCGGGACCCTCCCCGGTCTGCTGGTCGCGGCAATGGTCGACCCGAAATCCGGTCAGCCGGTCACTGACGCGAGTGCCTACGAGCGATTCGTCAGCCCGAAGCAGCTGCTCCGGCAGGCGCTGTCCGGTCACGCGGTCATCGGCAATATCGACTACATCCTCTCGCGCACCGCGATCGAGCCGCTCGCCGCCCGTCTGGCAAACGACCACGCCGAACTCCGACATTTCGCCGCTGCCCTTCGCCGGGGTGCCCCGAACTGATGCCAACGAAACTCCGGCTCGAAGCTCACCGCTCTCTGGAAGTGACCCTCGCGCTGCTCAGCCCCAAGCTGGGCTGTGGCCTGATGCTGCACAGCCTGCCGCGGCTCAACGCCTCCGACCCCCTGCACAACTCGCTGGCCAACTACGGCTACGAGAACTTCTTTGCGGACAAAGCAGCTCAGAAGGTGATCGAAAACTCCGGTCTGCTCAAGCAGTTCTTCGACAACGCGTTCACCAGCAAGACACCGCTGCGACAGAACTTCAGAGACGTCTACGGACACCTCGTAGTTTTCATGGCCATAGATGCCGCCGCCAAGACTGCGTGGTTCGTCGCCGACCCCAACAATCGCGTCGCCCTTGAGAACTACTACCGGGACGCGCTATCGCAAGGCCTCAAGCCGCTCGGCGTAGCACTGCTCGGCTCAACCGTCAGGCTGACCCCGCCGGGCTGGCAGAACCTGTTCGACCTGCTCAGCGACAAGTTCTTCTACGCCAACCCCGGGGTCGAGCGCGTCGAGATCATGGGCATTCTGGACGGGGCGAGATGGCGGGCGCCCACACTCAGCCTGGGCGTCACGCTCTTGAACTTTCGCGAGCTTCCGGAGGTAGAGTCCGCGGTCAAGGCGGCAATGCGCGGCTCGGCCGGACCGCAGAACCGACGCTGATGGCGGACGAACCCCACAGTTTTATCACCGGCACCCTTTGGCTCAAGCTCAAAGAAGACGTCCGCGACTTCCGGATCTTCAATAGTCGGGATCTTGCCTGCTCGGCCTACTATCACATTCGCCGGGTGCTGCTGGCTCAGCCCGGCTGGTCTTGCCGCGCCAATCCTCCGCTTTCACACGAGAACCAACCCCCCTTACCCTCGCCTGACCTGGGCCTTTTCTCGGGCGGAACTCTCAACGCGCTCTTCCAGTTCGAGTTTCACCTCGCGCCCGGCATGAACGGCGGTTTTCCGACCGCCGCCTTGAACGAGAGGATGACGTCGCTGCGCCGAGTGGTTGAGGAAACGGAGCTCCCGCGCGCGACGAACTCGGGACGAGTCGGACGCGGCTACCTGGTCGGCGTCTTCGACACCGAAGAGGAGTGGTTCTTCCCCGACCAAGTAGCCTGGGACAAGCAGTCCTGCGTCTGGCTGCCGGTCAACTGCCACACTTTCGCCGACTACTCGGAGTGGCGCCAGAAGTGGGACCGGATTGCCCGGCTGTCGAATCAGTAGCCGCGTGACAATCGTGGCTGGCAGACGGTCAGGTCGCGTCTCAGTCTGCGGACTGCTGCTCCTCCCGTGCCTTGCCGCAGCCCTCAGTGGAATACCGATCATGCCGGTAGACCAGCTCAAGCCCGGCATGAAAGGCACCGGGCTCTCGGTCTTCTACGGCACCGAAGTCAAGGAATTCGGAGCCGAGGTCGTCGACATAATGCGCCAGGTCTCGCCGCGCGGTGACCTGATACTCTGCCGGCTTTCGGGACAGGGCCTCGAGGAGTCCGGCGTCATCGCTGGCATGTCGGGAAGCCCCATCTACATCGATGGCAGGCTTATCGGCGCCGTTGCCTATGCGTGGAGCTTCGCCAAGGAGCCTCTGGCCGGTGTCACACCGGCGGCCGAGATGCTGAGGATATGGGACATCCCGGACCACCAACAGGATCGGGGCGGCTCGCGAACCACCCGAATCCCGGGCAGCAGCGGGCTTTCGGGCCTGTCGGCCCTGCCGCTGCCTGTAGTCATGTCCGGCTTCACTCCCGCGCTCGCGGCGCTGGTCGGACCGGAACTGATGAAGTTCGGCTTCACGCCGGTAGCGGCAACTGGTACTACCTCGGCGGAGTCCGGGGATACTCCGGAACTCGTACCAGGCTCAGCCGTCGGCATTGCCTTGATTGACGGCGACGTGCGGGTTTCCGGAATCGGCACTGTCACCTGCCGGGACGGCAACCGCATCCTCGCGTTCGGGCACCCGATGGTGCAGGCCGGCAGTGTCCGCCTGCCGATGGTCGGCGGCAGAATCCACTCGGTCGTTGCTTCGGTAGCCAGTTCCTTTAAGCTCTTCTCTCCCACTGCGCCTCTCGGCACCATCAATCAGGATCGGCTGGCCGGTGTCGGCGGCAGCCTCGGCCCCGTACCCGAGATGCTCCCGGTGACGGCAGTCATGTCATCGCCTTCCGGGCTCGACACCTATCGGTTCCGCATAGCCGAACTGGAAGACCTGGCGCCCATGCTTATCGCCACCGGTCTGGCCAGCGCCATCTACCAGACCGAGGGAAACCTCGAAGAAGCTACGCTGACTTCGCGCATGACCGTCCGCTTCTCCCCAACCGGGACCCCGAACCACGACCCGCAACTCCCTTCTTCTCCTCTGGTCATCGAACACCGCTTCAGCGGCGTCAACCCAGCAGCCGGGTTGTACCGGTCGGCGGGCAATGAACTCGAAGTGCTCTTTGCCAACCGTTTCCTATCCGCCCCAATCGAAGCCGTGGAGTTCGCCTTAGGATTCAGCCCGGGCCGGGACCTGGTCTATCTGCTTTCGGCACGGCCGCAGACCACTTCCGTTCGTCCGGGTGACTCATTGCGCGTCACTCTCGGGCTACGCGACTATCGCGGCGCTGACTCAGAGATAGTGATAACGGTTGGCATTCCCGAACCGACTCCCGAAGGCAATCTTCGGATCGTCATCGGACCGCCCGACTCCCTGCTGGCACTCGAAGCCAGCCGCGCTCCGGGAAGGCTGGAACCGGCTTCTTTTGCCGAGCTGGTTGAGCTGCTGTCGCAGACCGGCAGAGAGAACGAACTGGTGGCCGCCGGCTTCTCATCCCGGCCCGGCCTGACGCTTGGGGGAAAGGAACTTCCCGCCCCACCGCCCTCGCTTCGCTCGGTCCTGCTTGACCACCGGTCCGCTGAGCAGGTTGTGCCGACCAACGAAAGCCGGGCTTTCCACCAGGTATTCCGCCTTGAACGGGTCATTTCAGGTGTAGCCAACATCGATGTGGAGGTTAATCGATGAAAGGACGCGCTGTCCGACAGGGGCCGCCGAGGCCAAGTAGCAGGGACGAAGAACAAGACGGATTCGGCATGGGACGTTTACGCTCCGCCATTCGTCGCTCGCGGTTCGTCATTCGGACTTATCTTGTCCTCTGCACGTTGTCCTTCGCACTTGGCTCCGTTTGGACGGTCGACGGCACCGATAGCCTGCTGCAGCACCTCGATCACATCGAGTTTGAGAACGTGTCAATTCACTCCGGAGGAACGGTCACCCTTTCCCCCGCCCTCACCGCCATGCCATTCGTCGACGTGGCCGCAGTCTGGTCCACAGTCGGCGACCGCAACGGAAACGTGTACGTTGCGACCGGTAATCGGGGACGCCTCTATCGCATCGGCCGCAGCGGA of the candidate division WOR-3 bacterium genome contains:
- a CDS encoding tetratricopeptide repeat protein, translating into MNSVSFDKSQRLGRAVTEVRTILERAASYYPSDLPVSHYARRTNWRYQSRGADSPLDLGLEQVPGFEPLRRQLEMARSRAEALLVSERLGETIIGAQEREELTRRALGILPTAEADRMREIFACAELQPRRFAHSAPNTVAAFEQIERNCGRATALTYCMLSLAGQRQEEEIVRYGERLEQVFNQVVSAPAVKKALETEIPRDEPGKFETLLALLQAARDQLWLLKPNRVSNEFLLTQVIDNYLGAKSSAGSALGLALFDSIIIGKLGFRADLFMEEGALRLQVPVGNRSVPWELTDRRPLSHSTTASGCVVGSRSLFTITYSSLAAMCFAFGMFERATEAYRSALELEPGSVETRTGLAVCLLKQQLPDDAVRELRACIDLEPNAAEAHHQMGNAYALQSDWPRAIESYKRALRISRDVAEVYNNLGFAYLHSGNAQQAVAAFEAAISHRPDYYQAYFNLANLHLEQQQYDLAIKQYRETLRIEPRFVAACYNMGRAHYDKHDLDGAIHCYQKAVELNPKHSGAWYNLGIAYRDQGQAEKAVEALEKAVTINPSLMR